In Sphingomonas psychrotolerans, the following proteins share a genomic window:
- a CDS encoding amino acid permease, with translation MFGPRKSLDSVTKHAEGHALAKTLSWPHLIALGVGAIVGTGIYTLTGVGAERAGPAVILAFAIAGAVCACAALAYAELATMIPAAGSAYTFSYAALGEKVAWVVGWSLVLEYSLACSTVAVGWSGYLVGWLTAAGIHFPPELLAGPHAGGIINLPAVFVALGVMGMLVAGTRESATLNIILVIIKLVALGVFVAFALPAFDGSNLEPFMPYGFGSTEVGGEKRGVMAAAAIVFFAFYGFDAVATSAEEAKRPGRDLTIGIIGSMLVCTIIYMLVAIAAVGALPYQQLGNSAEPLALVLRSLGQPVAGHLIALAAVIALPSVILVMMYGQSRIFFVMARDGLLPRSLAKVSPRTGAPTRITLITGIVIAAVAGFFRLDEIAELANAGTLLAFIAVGACLMVLRRRAPDAPRLFRCPAPYVVGTLAILGCIYLLFSLPSATILRFLAWNAIGLAVYFAYGWRHSEVKRQALPA, from the coding sequence ATGTTTGGTCCGCGCAAGTCGCTCGATTCAGTCACGAAGCACGCGGAGGGCCATGCACTCGCCAAGACGCTCAGCTGGCCCCATCTGATCGCCCTGGGCGTCGGCGCGATCGTCGGGACCGGCATCTACACGCTGACCGGCGTCGGCGCCGAGCGTGCCGGGCCGGCAGTGATCCTCGCCTTCGCCATCGCCGGCGCAGTCTGCGCCTGCGCCGCGCTCGCTTATGCCGAGCTGGCAACGATGATCCCCGCCGCGGGAAGCGCCTATACCTTCAGCTATGCCGCGCTCGGCGAGAAGGTCGCGTGGGTCGTCGGCTGGAGCCTCGTGCTCGAATATTCGCTGGCCTGCTCGACCGTCGCGGTCGGCTGGTCGGGCTATCTGGTCGGCTGGCTGACCGCGGCCGGGATCCATTTCCCCCCCGAGCTTCTCGCCGGCCCGCATGCCGGGGGCATCATCAACCTGCCTGCGGTGTTCGTCGCATTGGGCGTGATGGGGATGCTGGTCGCCGGCACCCGCGAAAGCGCGACGCTCAATATCATCCTTGTCATCATCAAGCTGGTCGCTTTGGGCGTGTTCGTCGCCTTCGCGCTCCCGGCGTTCGACGGCAGCAATCTCGAGCCCTTCATGCCTTACGGTTTCGGCTCGACCGAAGTCGGCGGCGAGAAGCGTGGCGTGATGGCCGCCGCGGCGATCGTGTTCTTCGCCTTTTACGGGTTCGACGCAGTCGCCACCTCGGCCGAGGAGGCGAAGCGCCCGGGCCGCGACCTGACCATCGGCATCATCGGCTCGATGCTGGTCTGCACGATCATCTACATGCTCGTGGCAATCGCAGCGGTCGGCGCGCTGCCCTATCAGCAGCTCGGCAATTCGGCCGAGCCGCTGGCTTTGGTGCTCCGCTCGCTCGGGCAGCCGGTGGCGGGGCATCTGATCGCGCTCGCCGCAGTGATCGCGCTCCCTTCGGTGATCCTCGTCATGATGTATGGCCAGAGCCGGATCTTCTTCGTGATGGCACGCGACGGACTGCTGCCGCGCAGCCTCGCCAAGGTGAGCCCGCGCACCGGCGCGCCGACCCGGATCACGCTGATCACCGGAATCGTCATCGCCGCGGTCGCCGGATTCTTCCGGCTCGACGAGATCGCCGAGCTCGCCAATGCGGGGACCTTGCTCGCCTTTATCGCAGTCGGCGCCTGCCTGATGGTGCTGCGCCGGCGCGCGCCCGATGCGCCGCGGCTGTTCCGCTGCCCCGCGCCTTATGTCGTCGGCACCCTCGCGATCCTCGGCTGCATATACCTGCTGTTCAGCCTGCCGAGCGCGACGATCCTGCGTTTCCTCGCGTGGAACGCGATCGGGCTGGCCGTCTATTTCGCTTATGGCTGGCGCCACAGCGAAGTGAAGCGACAGGCGCTGCCGGCCTGA